The following proteins come from a genomic window of Pocillopora verrucosa isolate sample1 chromosome 6, ASM3666991v2, whole genome shotgun sequence:
- the LOC136276833 gene encoding neural cell adhesion molecule 1-like isoform X1: protein MVSFRDHESYLLFLLLVKFHGSGGVGVNFTQEPSNPSYFNNGSDANLVWDYADPHNNIQHIIYSVMLLGTFVRMMVKSSHAVQEHPNIPPSYKGRVKIEGRATLVIKNVNPGDNTKFKCEMTGSFLHTVESIVQLIVDVGVHFTRETYNPIYFNNGSDANLVWDYADPHNNVQSTLYSVQVAGAFVKMMVNDSRGVQERPDIPPSYKGRVKIEGSATLVIKNINPEDNTRFKCEMRGSFFYSVESTVQLIVAEAPLINLSLGGKYYIEGSSVTMTCEASGKPPPDVAWIRNGVLESSGKKSAFLKFDNINRTDAGQYTCRANNSVEVPSINTTIVVHYKPEGARLITNASQNTVTEGDTVTFTCIVMAAVPEVSIYKFYFNGRLLGGNNNSEYTLNKVNRSQDYGEYKCVPQNDAGDGAEATVRLDINVPVQFTEVPQNITVNMSIPLFLSCDASGFPEPQIRWEKSGINLSRTKQLNITSSNRNDAGEYVCIAGNGWRQEKTVRAYVTVQYPPTIQNITTSSKKSWTGQTVTLKCLSDGVPTPTLSWYNPEGSEINRVRARENKVQVPLISDQDFGHYKCIAANGLTPSDEELIKINQIKKPGKASIKSSESVIQATVITIRWTAPADDGGSPITGYRLILQKGETEIEKDNITDSGTTSYSFRGLATNTNYTVKLFSRNFVFEGDPTVRRIRTIFEGAPDVVEIDKLPGETTNDTITLKWKEPESNRKVITMYTVYQRVVTDGKVGQWTVIRKTRDVSVRELKIPLERGKVYQFAITATNELGESLKQEKANIQQVKTEGSALRRVTSGIYGICFI from the exons ATGGTGTCCTTCCGTGATCATGAAAGTTACttactctttcttctgctggtaaagtttcatgggtcag GGGGTGTGGGTGTGAATTTCACCCAGGAACCTTCTAATCCAAGTTACTTTAACAATGGTAGTGATGCCAACCTGGTGTGGGACTATGCTGATCCACATAATAACATTCAGCACATTATCTATAGTGTTATGCTACTTGGTACATTTGTCAGAATGATGGTTAAAAGCAGTCATGCTGTCCAAGAACATCCTAACATTCCTCCATCTTAtaaaggaagagttaaaattgaaggaagagctacCCTGGTTATCAAGAACGTCAACCCTGGAGACAATACcaaatttaaatgtgaaatGACGGGAAGCTTTTTGCACACAGTAGAAAGTATAGTGCAGCTTATTGTGGACG TGGGTGTGCATTTTACCCGCGAAACTTATAATCCGATCTACTTTAACAATGGTAGTGATGCCAACCTGGTGTGGGACTACGCTGATCCACATAATAATGTTCAGAGCACTCTATATAGTGTTCAGGTGGCTGGTGCATTTGTCAAAATGATGGTTAATGACAGTCGTGGTGTCCAAGAACGTCCTGATATTCCTCCATCTTACAAAGGAAGAGTGAAAATTGAAGGAAGTGCTACCCTGGTTATCAAGAACATCAACCCTGAAGACAATACCAGATTTAAATGTGAAATGAGGGGAAGCTTTTTCTACTCGGTAGAAAGTACAGTGCAGCTTATTGTGGCAG AGGCACCGCTTATAAACCTCTCTttaggaggaaaatattacattgaAGGATCCTCCGTCACCATGACCTGTGAAGCTTCGGGGAAACCACCGCCGGATGTAGCATGGATTAGAAATGGAGTACTGGAAAGTTCAGGAAAGAAATCTGCCTTCTTAAAGTTCGATAATATAAACAGAACGGATGCAGGACAATATACTTGTCGAGCCAATAACTCAGTGGAAGTCCCATCCATTAACACAACAATTGTAGTCCACT acaAACCCGAAGGTGCAAGGCTCATTACCAATGCTTCACAAAATACCGTCACTGAAGGGGACACAGTTACATTCACGTGCATAGTTATGGCTGCTGTGCCAGAAGTGTCAATTTACAAGTTCTATTTCAATGGCCGCCTCCTTGGTGGGAACAACAACAGTGAGTATACTCTGAATAAGGTCAATCGATCTCAGGACTATGGCGAGTACAAATGTGTCCCACAAAATGACGCTGGAGATGGAGCAGAAGCCACTGTGAGACTTGACATAAATG TTCCTGTCCAGTTTACAGAAGTGCCACAGAATATAACAGTTAACATGTCAATTCCTCTGTTTTTGAGTTGTGATGCCTCGGGTTTTCCTGAACCTCAGATAAGATGGGAAAAATCTGGGATTAATTTGTCCCGCACCAAACAGTTGAACATCACCAGCAGTAACAGGAACGATGCAGGAGAATATGTTTGCATCGCAGGCAATGGGTGGAGACAGGAAAAGACAGTAAGAGCTTATGTCACTGTGCAAT ACCCGCCCACAATTCAAAATATAACCACGTCATCTAAGAAGTCTTGGACTGGCCAGACAGTGACTTTGAAGTGTCTTTCTGATGGTGTTCCTACACCAACACTCTCTTGGTACAATCCTGaaggaagtgaaataaacagagtcagagccagagaaaacaaagtacaagTGCCACTCATAAGTGATCAAGATTTTGGTCATTACAAGTGCATTGCTGCCAACGGACTTACTCCATCTGATGAGGAgttaataaagataaatcagATAA AGAAACCAGGGAAAGCATCCATCAAATCATCAGAATCAGTCATTCAAGCAACTGTTATAACAATAAGATGGACTGCACCAGCTGATGATGGAGGAAGTCCAATTACAGGATACCGACTGATCTTACAAAAGGGTGAAACTGAGATAGAAAAGGATAATATCACCGATTCTGGGACAACAAGTTATTCGTTTCGTGGTTTGGCGACAAATACCAACTACACGgtgaaactgttttccagaaattttgtaTTCGAGGGAGATcccactgtaaggagaattaggaCTATATTCGAAG GAGCCCCTGATGTGGTCGAAATAGACAAACTGCCAGGTGAAACAACAAACGATACAATTACCCTAAAGTGGAAGGAGCCAGAAAGTAATCGAAAAGTTATCACCATGTATACAGTGTACCAAAGAGTAGTGACTGATGGAAAAGTGGGACAGTGGACAGTAATAAGGAAAACCAGAGATGTTTCtgtgagagaattgaaaatacCGTTGGAGAGAGGAAAGGTGTATCAGTTTGCCATTACTGCAACTAATGAGCTTGGTGAGAGCctaaaacaagagaaagcaaATATCCAGCAAGTCAAGACAGAAGGAA GTGCACTTCGCAGAGTCACTTCTGGTATCTATGGAATATGTTTCATTTGA
- the LOC136276833 gene encoding neural cell adhesion molecule 1-like isoform X4, with translation MVSFRDHESYLLFLLLVKFHGSGGVGVNFTQEPSNPSYFNNGSDANLVWDYADPHNNIQHIIYSVMLLGTFVRMMVKSSHAVQEHPNIPPSYKGRVKIEGRATLVIKNVNPGDNTKFKCEMTGSFLHTVESIVQLIVDVGVHFTRETYNPIYFNNGSDANLVWDYADPHNNVQSTLYSVQVAGAFVKMMVNDSRGVQERPDIPPSYKGRVKIEGSATLVIKNINPEDNTRFKCEMRGSFFYSVESTVQLIVAEAPLINLSLGGKYYIEGSSVTMTCEASGKPPPDVAWIRNGVLESSGKKSAFLKFDNINRTDAGQYTCRANNSVEVPSINTTIVVHYKPEGARLITNASQNTVTEGDTVTFTCIVMAAVPEVSIYKFYFNGRLLGGNNNSEYTLNKVNRSQDYGEYKCVPQNDAGDGAEATVRLDINVPVQFTEVPQNITVNMSIPLFLSCDASGFPEPQIRWEKSGINLSRTKQLNITSSNRNDAGEYVCIAGNGWRQEKTVRAYVTVQYPPTIQNITTSSKKSWTGQTVTLKCLSDGVPTPTLSWYNPEGSEINRVRARENKVQVPLISDQDFGHYKCIAANGLTPSDEELIKINQIKKPGKASIKSSESVIQATVITIRWTAPADDGGSPITGYRLILQKGETEIEKDNITDSGTTSYSFRGLATNTNYTVKLFSRNFVFEGDPTVRRIRTIFEGAPDVVEIDKLPGETTNDTITLKWKEPESNRKVITMYTVYQRVVTDGKVGQWTVIRKTRDVSVRELKIPLERGKVYQFAITATNELGESLKQEKANIQQVKTEGRSGIDKEKGISS, from the exons ATGGTGTCCTTCCGTGATCATGAAAGTTACttactctttcttctgctggtaaagtttcatgggtcag GGGGTGTGGGTGTGAATTTCACCCAGGAACCTTCTAATCCAAGTTACTTTAACAATGGTAGTGATGCCAACCTGGTGTGGGACTATGCTGATCCACATAATAACATTCAGCACATTATCTATAGTGTTATGCTACTTGGTACATTTGTCAGAATGATGGTTAAAAGCAGTCATGCTGTCCAAGAACATCCTAACATTCCTCCATCTTAtaaaggaagagttaaaattgaaggaagagctacCCTGGTTATCAAGAACGTCAACCCTGGAGACAATACcaaatttaaatgtgaaatGACGGGAAGCTTTTTGCACACAGTAGAAAGTATAGTGCAGCTTATTGTGGACG TGGGTGTGCATTTTACCCGCGAAACTTATAATCCGATCTACTTTAACAATGGTAGTGATGCCAACCTGGTGTGGGACTACGCTGATCCACATAATAATGTTCAGAGCACTCTATATAGTGTTCAGGTGGCTGGTGCATTTGTCAAAATGATGGTTAATGACAGTCGTGGTGTCCAAGAACGTCCTGATATTCCTCCATCTTACAAAGGAAGAGTGAAAATTGAAGGAAGTGCTACCCTGGTTATCAAGAACATCAACCCTGAAGACAATACCAGATTTAAATGTGAAATGAGGGGAAGCTTTTTCTACTCGGTAGAAAGTACAGTGCAGCTTATTGTGGCAG AGGCACCGCTTATAAACCTCTCTttaggaggaaaatattacattgaAGGATCCTCCGTCACCATGACCTGTGAAGCTTCGGGGAAACCACCGCCGGATGTAGCATGGATTAGAAATGGAGTACTGGAAAGTTCAGGAAAGAAATCTGCCTTCTTAAAGTTCGATAATATAAACAGAACGGATGCAGGACAATATACTTGTCGAGCCAATAACTCAGTGGAAGTCCCATCCATTAACACAACAATTGTAGTCCACT acaAACCCGAAGGTGCAAGGCTCATTACCAATGCTTCACAAAATACCGTCACTGAAGGGGACACAGTTACATTCACGTGCATAGTTATGGCTGCTGTGCCAGAAGTGTCAATTTACAAGTTCTATTTCAATGGCCGCCTCCTTGGTGGGAACAACAACAGTGAGTATACTCTGAATAAGGTCAATCGATCTCAGGACTATGGCGAGTACAAATGTGTCCCACAAAATGACGCTGGAGATGGAGCAGAAGCCACTGTGAGACTTGACATAAATG TTCCTGTCCAGTTTACAGAAGTGCCACAGAATATAACAGTTAACATGTCAATTCCTCTGTTTTTGAGTTGTGATGCCTCGGGTTTTCCTGAACCTCAGATAAGATGGGAAAAATCTGGGATTAATTTGTCCCGCACCAAACAGTTGAACATCACCAGCAGTAACAGGAACGATGCAGGAGAATATGTTTGCATCGCAGGCAATGGGTGGAGACAGGAAAAGACAGTAAGAGCTTATGTCACTGTGCAAT ACCCGCCCACAATTCAAAATATAACCACGTCATCTAAGAAGTCTTGGACTGGCCAGACAGTGACTTTGAAGTGTCTTTCTGATGGTGTTCCTACACCAACACTCTCTTGGTACAATCCTGaaggaagtgaaataaacagagtcagagccagagaaaacaaagtacaagTGCCACTCATAAGTGATCAAGATTTTGGTCATTACAAGTGCATTGCTGCCAACGGACTTACTCCATCTGATGAGGAgttaataaagataaatcagATAA AGAAACCAGGGAAAGCATCCATCAAATCATCAGAATCAGTCATTCAAGCAACTGTTATAACAATAAGATGGACTGCACCAGCTGATGATGGAGGAAGTCCAATTACAGGATACCGACTGATCTTACAAAAGGGTGAAACTGAGATAGAAAAGGATAATATCACCGATTCTGGGACAACAAGTTATTCGTTTCGTGGTTTGGCGACAAATACCAACTACACGgtgaaactgttttccagaaattttgtaTTCGAGGGAGATcccactgtaaggagaattaggaCTATATTCGAAG GAGCCCCTGATGTGGTCGAAATAGACAAACTGCCAGGTGAAACAACAAACGATACAATTACCCTAAAGTGGAAGGAGCCAGAAAGTAATCGAAAAGTTATCACCATGTATACAGTGTACCAAAGAGTAGTGACTGATGGAAAAGTGGGACAGTGGACAGTAATAAGGAAAACCAGAGATGTTTCtgtgagagaattgaaaatacCGTTGGAGAGAGGAAAGGTGTATCAGTTTGCCATTACTGCAACTAATGAGCTTGGTGAGAGCctaaaacaagagaaagcaaATATCCAGCAAGTCAAGACAGAAGGAA gatCCGGGatagacaaagaaaaag GCATCTCAAGTTAA
- the LOC136276833 gene encoding neural cell adhesion molecule 1-like isoform X8, whose protein sequence is MLLGTFVRMMVKSSHAVQEHPNIPPSYKGRVKIEGRATLVIKNVNPGDNTKFKCEMTGSFLHTVESIVQLIVDVGVHFTRETYNPIYFNNGSDANLVWDYADPHNNVQSTLYSVQVAGAFVKMMVNDSRGVQERPDIPPSYKGRVKIEGSATLVIKNINPEDNTRFKCEMRGSFFYSVESTVQLIVAEAPLINLSLGGKYYIEGSSVTMTCEASGKPPPDVAWIRNGVLESSGKKSAFLKFDNINRTDAGQYTCRANNSVEVPSINTTIVVHYKPEGARLITNASQNTVTEGDTVTFTCIVMAAVPEVSIYKFYFNGRLLGGNNNSEYTLNKVNRSQDYGEYKCVPQNDAGDGAEATVRLDINVPVQFTEVPQNITVNMSIPLFLSCDASGFPEPQIRWEKSGINLSRTKQLNITSSNRNDAGEYVCIAGNGWRQEKTVRAYVTVQYPPTIQNITTSSKKSWTGQTVTLKCLSDGVPTPTLSWYNPEGSEINRVRARENKVQVPLISDQDFGHYKCIAANGLTPSDEELIKINQIKKPGKASIKSSESVIQATVITIRWTAPADDGGSPITGYRLILQKGETEIEKDNITDSGTTSYSFRGLATNTNYTVKLFSRNFVFEGDPTVRRIRTIFEGAPDVVEIDKLPGETTNDTITLKWKEPESNRKVITMYTVYQRVVTDGKVGQWTVIRKTRDVSVRELKIPLERGKVYQFAITATNELGESLKQEKANIQQVKTEGSALRRVTSGIYGICFI, encoded by the exons ATGCTACTTGGTACATTTGTCAGAATGATGGTTAAAAGCAGTCATGCTGTCCAAGAACATCCTAACATTCCTCCATCTTAtaaaggaagagttaaaattgaaggaagagctacCCTGGTTATCAAGAACGTCAACCCTGGAGACAATACcaaatttaaatgtgaaatGACGGGAAGCTTTTTGCACACAGTAGAAAGTATAGTGCAGCTTATTGTGGACG TGGGTGTGCATTTTACCCGCGAAACTTATAATCCGATCTACTTTAACAATGGTAGTGATGCCAACCTGGTGTGGGACTACGCTGATCCACATAATAATGTTCAGAGCACTCTATATAGTGTTCAGGTGGCTGGTGCATTTGTCAAAATGATGGTTAATGACAGTCGTGGTGTCCAAGAACGTCCTGATATTCCTCCATCTTACAAAGGAAGAGTGAAAATTGAAGGAAGTGCTACCCTGGTTATCAAGAACATCAACCCTGAAGACAATACCAGATTTAAATGTGAAATGAGGGGAAGCTTTTTCTACTCGGTAGAAAGTACAGTGCAGCTTATTGTGGCAG AGGCACCGCTTATAAACCTCTCTttaggaggaaaatattacattgaAGGATCCTCCGTCACCATGACCTGTGAAGCTTCGGGGAAACCACCGCCGGATGTAGCATGGATTAGAAATGGAGTACTGGAAAGTTCAGGAAAGAAATCTGCCTTCTTAAAGTTCGATAATATAAACAGAACGGATGCAGGACAATATACTTGTCGAGCCAATAACTCAGTGGAAGTCCCATCCATTAACACAACAATTGTAGTCCACT acaAACCCGAAGGTGCAAGGCTCATTACCAATGCTTCACAAAATACCGTCACTGAAGGGGACACAGTTACATTCACGTGCATAGTTATGGCTGCTGTGCCAGAAGTGTCAATTTACAAGTTCTATTTCAATGGCCGCCTCCTTGGTGGGAACAACAACAGTGAGTATACTCTGAATAAGGTCAATCGATCTCAGGACTATGGCGAGTACAAATGTGTCCCACAAAATGACGCTGGAGATGGAGCAGAAGCCACTGTGAGACTTGACATAAATG TTCCTGTCCAGTTTACAGAAGTGCCACAGAATATAACAGTTAACATGTCAATTCCTCTGTTTTTGAGTTGTGATGCCTCGGGTTTTCCTGAACCTCAGATAAGATGGGAAAAATCTGGGATTAATTTGTCCCGCACCAAACAGTTGAACATCACCAGCAGTAACAGGAACGATGCAGGAGAATATGTTTGCATCGCAGGCAATGGGTGGAGACAGGAAAAGACAGTAAGAGCTTATGTCACTGTGCAAT ACCCGCCCACAATTCAAAATATAACCACGTCATCTAAGAAGTCTTGGACTGGCCAGACAGTGACTTTGAAGTGTCTTTCTGATGGTGTTCCTACACCAACACTCTCTTGGTACAATCCTGaaggaagtgaaataaacagagtcagagccagagaaaacaaagtacaagTGCCACTCATAAGTGATCAAGATTTTGGTCATTACAAGTGCATTGCTGCCAACGGACTTACTCCATCTGATGAGGAgttaataaagataaatcagATAA AGAAACCAGGGAAAGCATCCATCAAATCATCAGAATCAGTCATTCAAGCAACTGTTATAACAATAAGATGGACTGCACCAGCTGATGATGGAGGAAGTCCAATTACAGGATACCGACTGATCTTACAAAAGGGTGAAACTGAGATAGAAAAGGATAATATCACCGATTCTGGGACAACAAGTTATTCGTTTCGTGGTTTGGCGACAAATACCAACTACACGgtgaaactgttttccagaaattttgtaTTCGAGGGAGATcccactgtaaggagaattaggaCTATATTCGAAG GAGCCCCTGATGTGGTCGAAATAGACAAACTGCCAGGTGAAACAACAAACGATACAATTACCCTAAAGTGGAAGGAGCCAGAAAGTAATCGAAAAGTTATCACCATGTATACAGTGTACCAAAGAGTAGTGACTGATGGAAAAGTGGGACAGTGGACAGTAATAAGGAAAACCAGAGATGTTTCtgtgagagaattgaaaatacCGTTGGAGAGAGGAAAGGTGTATCAGTTTGCCATTACTGCAACTAATGAGCTTGGTGAGAGCctaaaacaagagaaagcaaATATCCAGCAAGTCAAGACAGAAGGAA GTGCACTTCGCAGAGTCACTTCTGGTATCTATGGAATATGTTTCATTTGA
- the LOC136276833 gene encoding neural cell adhesion molecule 1-like isoform X6, producing MVSFRDHESYLLFLLLVKFHGSGGVGVNFTQEPSNPSYFNNGSDANLVWDYADPHNNIQHIIYSVMLLGTFVRMMVKSSHAVQEHPNIPPSYKGRVKIEGRATLVIKNVNPGDNTKFKCEMTGSFLHTVESIVQLIVDVGVHFTRETYNPIYFNNGSDANLVWDYADPHNNVQSTLYSVQVAGAFVKMMVNDSRGVQERPDIPPSYKGRVKIEGSATLVIKNINPEDNTRFKCEMRGSFFYSVESTVQLIVAEAPLINLSLGGKYYIEGSSVTMTCEASGKPPPDVAWIRNGVLESSGKKSAFLKFDNINRTDAGQYTCRANNSVEVPSINTTIVVHYKPEGARLITNASQNTVTEGDTVTFTCIVMAAVPEVSIYKFYFNGRLLGGNNNSEYTLNKVNRSQDYGEYKCVPQNDAGDGAEATVRLDINVPVQFTEVPQNITVNMSIPLFLSCDASGFPEPQIRWEKSGINLSRTKQLNITSSNRNDAGEYVCIAGNGWRQEKTVRAYVTVQYPPTIQNITTSSKKSWTGQTVTLKCLSDGVPTPTLSWYNPEGSEINRVRARENKVQVPLISDQDFGHYKCIAANGLTPSDEELIKINQIKKPGKASIKSSESVIQATVITIRWTAPADDGGSPITGYRLILQKGETEIEKDNITDSGTTSYSFRGLATNTNYTVKLFSRNFVFEGDPTVRRIRTIFEGAPDVVEIDKLPGETTNDTITLKWKEPESNRKVITMYTVYQRVVTDGKVGQWTVIRKTRDVSVRELKIPLERGKVYQFAITATNELGESLKQEKANIQQVKTEGINAAESDKSEV from the exons ATGGTGTCCTTCCGTGATCATGAAAGTTACttactctttcttctgctggtaaagtttcatgggtcag GGGGTGTGGGTGTGAATTTCACCCAGGAACCTTCTAATCCAAGTTACTTTAACAATGGTAGTGATGCCAACCTGGTGTGGGACTATGCTGATCCACATAATAACATTCAGCACATTATCTATAGTGTTATGCTACTTGGTACATTTGTCAGAATGATGGTTAAAAGCAGTCATGCTGTCCAAGAACATCCTAACATTCCTCCATCTTAtaaaggaagagttaaaattgaaggaagagctacCCTGGTTATCAAGAACGTCAACCCTGGAGACAATACcaaatttaaatgtgaaatGACGGGAAGCTTTTTGCACACAGTAGAAAGTATAGTGCAGCTTATTGTGGACG TGGGTGTGCATTTTACCCGCGAAACTTATAATCCGATCTACTTTAACAATGGTAGTGATGCCAACCTGGTGTGGGACTACGCTGATCCACATAATAATGTTCAGAGCACTCTATATAGTGTTCAGGTGGCTGGTGCATTTGTCAAAATGATGGTTAATGACAGTCGTGGTGTCCAAGAACGTCCTGATATTCCTCCATCTTACAAAGGAAGAGTGAAAATTGAAGGAAGTGCTACCCTGGTTATCAAGAACATCAACCCTGAAGACAATACCAGATTTAAATGTGAAATGAGGGGAAGCTTTTTCTACTCGGTAGAAAGTACAGTGCAGCTTATTGTGGCAG AGGCACCGCTTATAAACCTCTCTttaggaggaaaatattacattgaAGGATCCTCCGTCACCATGACCTGTGAAGCTTCGGGGAAACCACCGCCGGATGTAGCATGGATTAGAAATGGAGTACTGGAAAGTTCAGGAAAGAAATCTGCCTTCTTAAAGTTCGATAATATAAACAGAACGGATGCAGGACAATATACTTGTCGAGCCAATAACTCAGTGGAAGTCCCATCCATTAACACAACAATTGTAGTCCACT acaAACCCGAAGGTGCAAGGCTCATTACCAATGCTTCACAAAATACCGTCACTGAAGGGGACACAGTTACATTCACGTGCATAGTTATGGCTGCTGTGCCAGAAGTGTCAATTTACAAGTTCTATTTCAATGGCCGCCTCCTTGGTGGGAACAACAACAGTGAGTATACTCTGAATAAGGTCAATCGATCTCAGGACTATGGCGAGTACAAATGTGTCCCACAAAATGACGCTGGAGATGGAGCAGAAGCCACTGTGAGACTTGACATAAATG TTCCTGTCCAGTTTACAGAAGTGCCACAGAATATAACAGTTAACATGTCAATTCCTCTGTTTTTGAGTTGTGATGCCTCGGGTTTTCCTGAACCTCAGATAAGATGGGAAAAATCTGGGATTAATTTGTCCCGCACCAAACAGTTGAACATCACCAGCAGTAACAGGAACGATGCAGGAGAATATGTTTGCATCGCAGGCAATGGGTGGAGACAGGAAAAGACAGTAAGAGCTTATGTCACTGTGCAAT ACCCGCCCACAATTCAAAATATAACCACGTCATCTAAGAAGTCTTGGACTGGCCAGACAGTGACTTTGAAGTGTCTTTCTGATGGTGTTCCTACACCAACACTCTCTTGGTACAATCCTGaaggaagtgaaataaacagagtcagagccagagaaaacaaagtacaagTGCCACTCATAAGTGATCAAGATTTTGGTCATTACAAGTGCATTGCTGCCAACGGACTTACTCCATCTGATGAGGAgttaataaagataaatcagATAA AGAAACCAGGGAAAGCATCCATCAAATCATCAGAATCAGTCATTCAAGCAACTGTTATAACAATAAGATGGACTGCACCAGCTGATGATGGAGGAAGTCCAATTACAGGATACCGACTGATCTTACAAAAGGGTGAAACTGAGATAGAAAAGGATAATATCACCGATTCTGGGACAACAAGTTATTCGTTTCGTGGTTTGGCGACAAATACCAACTACACGgtgaaactgttttccagaaattttgtaTTCGAGGGAGATcccactgtaaggagaattaggaCTATATTCGAAG GAGCCCCTGATGTGGTCGAAATAGACAAACTGCCAGGTGAAACAACAAACGATACAATTACCCTAAAGTGGAAGGAGCCAGAAAGTAATCGAAAAGTTATCACCATGTATACAGTGTACCAAAGAGTAGTGACTGATGGAAAAGTGGGACAGTGGACAGTAATAAGGAAAACCAGAGATGTTTCtgtgagagaattgaaaatacCGTTGGAGAGAGGAAAGGTGTATCAGTTTGCCATTACTGCAACTAATGAGCTTGGTGAGAGCctaaaacaagagaaagcaaATATCCAGCAAGTCAAGACAGAAGGAA TCAATGCTGCAGAATCGGACAAATCGGAGGtttga